A genomic segment from Desulfurispirillum indicum S5 encodes:
- the metH gene encoding methionine synthase produces MTTQQQRIDLLRQRAASHILCLDGATGTALASFELTAADFGGAAYDGCNEYLVITRPDVVEGVHRRYLEAGADIIETNSFGSTSIVLREYALEDQVHRLNLEAARIARTMADRYSTADKPRFVAGCMGPTSKSICITGGVTFHELRDAFRQQALALIEGGVDYLLLETMQDTLNLKAGLIGATEAMEQLGVDMPLAVSVTIEPMGTMLAGQAIEALYNSIEHFPLLYVGLNCATGPDFMTGHIRSLAQLATCGVACVPNAGLPDENGRYQQSPTDVAGKLAQFMDEGWLNFVGGCCGTTDEHIRMISAEAAKRPARTPQPATPFALSGIEYLPIEPGELYLVGERTNVIGSRKFKRLIAEGNLDEAVEVARKQIRGGAHIIDVCLANPDRDEHTDMQAFMAALMRSIKVPFMIDSTDAAVVEVALQYSQGKAIINSINLEQGTERLDEVVPLLKTYGAAVVVGTIDEDPEHGMAVTAQRKLEIARRSYDILVNRYGLRPENIVFDPLVFPVATGDEQYRTSARETIEGIALIREEFPHCAITIGLSNVSFGLPPAAREILNAVFLKHCVDAGLTMPIINPEMMVRYASIEAEDLQLAENLIFARGEDPITPFADKFRERKTQQKATSDESLPVAQRLQSNIVEGSRENLHPRLDEAMAQMPPLDVINGPLMAGMAEVGRLFNDNKLIVAEVLQSAEVMKASVDYLSQFMEADQVTTRGTMVLATVKGDVHDIGKNLVDIIMTNNGYKVINLGIKIPSEQIIEAIEKHKPDFVGLSGLLVRSAQQMTTTAADMKAAGIDIPLMVGGAALSENFTSQKIQPQYEGLAIYCRDPMECLALAGRLLDDDQRQSVVEELWNKRLKREELSQEAASTRPAASTASQRVQPVERVPLPPDLKRHVHMESDLQTIFDHINPHMLYGKHLGYKGFPEALARGEAKAVQLQKQVQEIMDEIQRRGDIQPGAVYRYFQAHRSSENSITLLDSLEQPLRTISFPRNPGLDLCLADYVHPERDYLCLFIVSTGPKLGQLAQQEKEKGNYQRSHIMASLALEMAESLAEILHIRLRHMWGIGEQSPLPKQDLFGARYRGKRYAPGYSALPDLSVQEDLFALLHPDELGVKLTESHMMDPEASTSGFVFHHPQARYF; encoded by the coding sequence ATGACCACACAACAGCAACGTATTGATCTTCTGCGGCAGCGCGCCGCTTCCCATATTCTCTGTCTGGACGGTGCCACGGGCACGGCCCTGGCCAGCTTTGAGCTCACCGCCGCTGATTTTGGCGGCGCGGCCTATGACGGTTGCAACGAGTACTTGGTAATCACCCGCCCCGATGTGGTGGAGGGGGTTCACCGTCGTTATCTGGAGGCAGGGGCCGATATCATTGAAACCAATTCCTTTGGCTCCACGTCCATTGTTCTGCGGGAGTACGCCCTGGAGGATCAGGTGCACCGCCTGAACCTGGAAGCGGCGCGCATTGCCCGCACCATGGCGGATCGGTACAGCACCGCTGATAAGCCCCGCTTTGTGGCGGGCTGCATGGGGCCAACTTCCAAGTCCATCTGCATCACCGGCGGCGTCACGTTTCACGAGCTGCGGGATGCCTTCCGCCAGCAGGCCCTGGCCCTTATTGAGGGCGGGGTGGACTATCTGCTGCTGGAGACCATGCAGGATACCCTGAACCTCAAGGCGGGCCTGATTGGCGCCACGGAGGCCATGGAGCAGTTGGGTGTGGACATGCCCCTGGCAGTCAGTGTCACCATTGAGCCCATGGGCACCATGCTGGCTGGTCAGGCCATCGAGGCGCTCTATAACTCCATTGAACACTTCCCCCTGCTCTATGTGGGCCTGAACTGCGCCACTGGCCCCGACTTTATGACCGGCCATATCCGTAGCCTGGCCCAGCTGGCCACCTGTGGCGTAGCCTGTGTACCCAACGCGGGGCTGCCCGACGAAAATGGCCGCTACCAGCAAAGCCCCACCGACGTGGCCGGCAAGCTGGCCCAGTTTATGGATGAGGGCTGGCTGAACTTCGTGGGGGGCTGCTGCGGCACCACCGATGAACACATTCGCATGATCAGCGCGGAAGCCGCCAAGCGCCCCGCCCGCACGCCCCAGCCGGCAACGCCCTTTGCCCTCAGTGGCATTGAGTACCTGCCCATCGAGCCCGGCGAGCTCTATCTGGTGGGCGAGCGCACCAATGTCATCGGCAGCCGCAAATTCAAGCGCCTGATCGCCGAGGGGAACCTGGACGAAGCGGTGGAAGTGGCCCGCAAACAGATTCGCGGCGGCGCGCACATCATTGACGTCTGTCTGGCTAATCCCGACCGGGACGAACACACCGACATGCAGGCCTTTATGGCGGCCCTGATGCGCAGCATCAAGGTGCCTTTCATGATCGACTCCACCGATGCCGCCGTGGTGGAAGTGGCGCTGCAGTACAGCCAGGGCAAGGCCATCATCAACTCCATCAATCTGGAACAGGGCACCGAGCGCCTGGATGAAGTGGTGCCCCTGCTGAAAACCTACGGCGCCGCCGTGGTGGTGGGCACCATTGACGAAGACCCGGAGCACGGCATGGCCGTCACCGCCCAGCGCAAACTGGAAATCGCCCGCCGCAGCTACGACATCCTGGTGAACCGGTACGGCCTGCGCCCCGAAAATATCGTCTTCGACCCCCTGGTCTTCCCCGTGGCTACCGGCGACGAGCAGTACCGCACCTCAGCCCGCGAAACCATCGAAGGTATCGCCCTCATTCGCGAGGAGTTTCCCCACTGCGCCATCACCATCGGCCTCTCCAACGTCTCCTTTGGCTTGCCCCCCGCCGCGCGGGAAATCCTCAATGCCGTCTTCCTCAAACACTGCGTGGACGCCGGGCTGACCATGCCCATCATCAACCCCGAAATGATGGTGCGCTACGCCAGCATTGAAGCCGAAGATCTGCAGCTGGCCGAAAACCTCATCTTCGCCCGTGGTGAAGACCCCATCACCCCCTTTGCCGATAAATTCCGCGAGCGCAAGACCCAGCAGAAGGCCACCAGCGATGAAAGCCTGCCCGTAGCCCAGCGCCTGCAGAGCAATATTGTGGAAGGCTCGCGGGAAAACCTGCACCCGCGCCTGGACGAAGCCATGGCCCAGATGCCCCCCCTCGACGTCATCAACGGCCCCCTCATGGCCGGCATGGCCGAAGTGGGCCGCCTCTTCAACGACAACAAGCTCATCGTCGCTGAAGTGCTGCAGTCAGCCGAGGTGATGAAAGCCTCCGTCGACTACCTCAGCCAGTTTATGGAAGCCGACCAGGTCACTACCCGTGGCACCATGGTGCTGGCAACCGTCAAGGGCGACGTCCACGACATCGGCAAAAACCTGGTGGACATCATCATGACCAACAACGGCTACAAGGTCATCAACCTGGGTATTAAAATCCCCTCGGAACAGATCATCGAGGCCATAGAAAAGCATAAACCCGACTTCGTGGGCCTCAGTGGCCTGCTGGTGCGCTCGGCCCAGCAGATGACCACCACCGCCGCCGACATGAAAGCCGCCGGAATCGACATTCCCCTCATGGTGGGCGGTGCCGCCCTGTCGGAAAACTTCACCAGCCAGAAAATCCAGCCCCAGTACGAAGGCCTGGCCATCTATTGCCGCGACCCCATGGAATGCCTGGCCCTGGCCGGACGCCTGCTTGACGACGACCAGCGCCAGAGCGTGGTGGAAGAGCTGTGGAACAAACGACTGAAAAGGGAAGAACTCAGCCAGGAAGCCGCCAGCACCCGGCCAGCAGCCAGCACCGCCAGCCAGCGAGTGCAGCCAGTGGAGCGCGTGCCCCTGCCCCCCGACCTCAAGCGCCACGTGCACATGGAAAGCGACCTGCAGACCATCTTCGACCATATCAACCCCCACATGCTCTACGGCAAGCACCTGGGCTACAAAGGCTTCCCCGAAGCCCTCGCACGCGGCGAAGCCAAAGCCGTCCAGCTGCAGAAGCAGGTGCAGGAAATCATGGACGAAATCCAGCGCCGGGGCGACATCCAGCCCGGTGCCGTCTACCGCTACTTCCAGGCCCACCGCAGCAGCGAAAACAGCATCACCCTGCTGGACTCCCTGGAGCAGCCCCTGCGCACCATCAGCTTCCCCCGCAACCCGGGCCTGGACCTCTGCCTGGCCGACTACGTCCACCCCGAACGCGACTACCTCTGCCTCTTCATCGTCAGCACCGGCCCCAAACTGGGCCAGCTGGCCCAGCAGGAAAAAGAGAAAGGCAACTACCAGCGCAGCCACATCATGGCCTCCCTCGCCCTGGAAATGGCCGAATCCCTCGCGGAAATACTCCACATCCGCCTGCGCCACATGTGGGGCATCGGCGAACAAAGTCCCCTGCCCAAGCAGGACCTCTTTGGCGCCCGCTATCGCGGCAAACGCTACGCCCCCGGCTACAGCGCCCTGCCCGACCTGAGCGTGCAGGAAGACCTCTTCGCCCTGCTTCACCCCGACGAACTGGGCGTGAAACTCACCGAAAGCCACATGATGGACCCGGAAGCCAGCACATCGGGGTTTGTGTTCCACCATCCGCAGGCGAGGTACTTTTGA
- a CDS encoding flagellar protein FlhE encodes MRAMVLALLLCGLMMLPLAALAESPSIPAESKLIPMEELEFQLLQEFPAQASESGGDVGIMATGSWGAQTVGPTIYTTGYPYYGPVFSAPASTPSNAATRTIYWDWNVLNYRSDLKVWLCNVTWDACDEVSHSSIGGTNVFHGLSATHNYQFVFGIPGNGSAIYPYVYGQQNSIIVNWEN; translated from the coding sequence ATGAGAGCAATGGTACTTGCACTGTTGTTGTGCGGATTGATGATGCTTCCCCTGGCGGCGCTGGCAGAAAGTCCATCGATCCCTGCGGAAAGCAAGCTGATTCCCATGGAAGAGCTGGAATTCCAACTGCTGCAGGAATTTCCTGCCCAGGCATCAGAATCTGGCGGTGATGTGGGCATCATGGCCACGGGTTCGTGGGGAGCCCAGACGGTTGGCCCGACTATCTACACTACGGGATATCCGTATTATGGCCCTGTTTTTTCTGCGCCTGCCTCAACACCCAGCAATGCGGCAACCAGAACTATTTACTGGGATTGGAACGTGTTGAACTACCGCTCGGATCTTAAGGTATGGCTGTGTAACGTTACTTGGGATGCATGTGATGAAGTGTCTCATTCGAGTATTGGAGGAACAAATGTGTTCCATGGACTTTCTGCCACCCATAACTACCAGTTTGTTTTTGGCATCCCCGGCAATGGTAGTGCTATTTACCCCTACGTATATGGCCAGCAGAACTCCATTATCGTGAACTGGGAAAACTGA